The following are encoded together in the Pseudomonadota bacterium genome:
- a CDS encoding DUF1153 domain-containing protein, whose protein sequence is MAEQSARWVRIVIGPDGSPLTPADLPQPGERWVPSRKAIVVAAVRGGLLSMEEACERFGLTVEEYLSWQTAVDGHGLAGLRTTRIQDYRAATAE, encoded by the coding sequence ATGGCAGAGCAATCGGCACGCTGGGTCAGGATAGTGATCGGACCGGATGGTAGCCCATTGACGCCCGCCGACTTGCCTCAGCCGGGCGAGCGTTGGGTGCCTAGCCGAAAGGCTATCGTGGTAGCTGCGGTGCGAGGAGGGCTTCTCTCGATGGAAGAAGCGTGCGAACGCTTTGGGCTCACCGTGGAGGAATACCTGTCCTGGCAAACGGCGGTTGACGGCCATGGTCTGGCGGGCCTACGCACCACAAGAATTCAGGATTACCGCGCCGCGACAGCCGAATAG